One Ananas comosus cultivar F153 linkage group 1, ASM154086v1, whole genome shotgun sequence DNA window includes the following coding sequences:
- the LOC109715560 gene encoding ubiquitin-conjugating enzyme E2 variant 1B-like, whose translation MGSEDASRVVVPRNFRLLEELERGEKGIGDGTVSYGMDDADDVYMRSWTGTIIGPQNTVHEGRIYQLKLFCDTDYPDKPPIVRFQTRINMTCVNQETGMVEPSLFPMLANWLREYTMEDILIGLKKEMSALQNRGLSQPVEGNEEQRMEAKGLVLRCSIL comes from the exons ATGGGCTCCGAAGATGCATCGCGCGTCGTCG TTCCTAGAAACTTCAGATTGCTCGAAGAGCTCGAGAGAGGCGAGAAGGGTATTGGTGATGGAACTGTTAGCTATGGAATGGATGATGCTGATGACGTATACATGCGTTCGTGGACTGGAACTATCATCGGTCCCCAAAAT ACTGTTCATGAGGGGCGAATATATCAGTTGAAGCTGTTCTGTGACACGGACTATCCAGATAAGCCGCCGATCGTGAGGTTTCAGACTCGCATAAACATGACCTGTGTAAACCAAGAAACCGGCATG GTTGAACCAAGCCTATTTCCTATGCTCGCTAACTGGCTGAGGGAGTACACAATGGAGGACATTTTAATCGGCTTGAAGAAAGAGATGTCTGCTCTGCAGAACCGTGGGCTTAGCCAACCTGTGGAAG GCAACGAGGAGCAAAGGATGGAGGCGAAAGGGTTAGTGCTGAGGTGTTCTATCCTTTAG